Within Candidatus Eremiobacterota bacterium, the genomic segment CGCGGCTTCGGCGACGGCGGGATGGTCGACCAGCGCCGACTCGACCTCGGTGGTCGAGATGCGGTGGCCGCTCACGTTCATCACGTCGTCGATGCGGCCCATGAACCAGAAGTCGCCCTCGTCGTCGCGCTTGCAGCCGTCGCCGGCCAGGTACTTGTGCGGAATCTTCGACCAGTACGTCTGCTTGTAGCGCTCGTCGTCGCCGTAGATGCCGCGCAGCATCGAGGGCCACGGCCGCGTCAGCACGCAGTACCCGCCGCCGCCGAGCGGGACGGACTCGCCCTTGTCGTTGACGACGTCGGCTTGCACGCCCGGAAACGGCCGGTTCGCCGAACCCGGTTTCAGCGTCGAGATGCCGGGGAGCGGCGCGATCATGATCGCGCCGGTCTCGGTCTGCCACCAGGTGTCGACGACCGGACAGCGCTTTCCGCCGATGTGCTCGTAGTACCACATCCACGCTTCCGGATTGATCGGTTCGCCGACCGAGCCCAACACGCGCAGCGAGGACATGTCGTGCTTGGCCGGATATTCCGGGCCCCACTTCATGAACGTGCGGATCGCGGTCGGCGCGGTGTACAGAATCGACACCTTGTAGCGCTCGACGATCTCCCAAAGCCGGTCCTTGTCGGGGTAGTCCGGCGTCCCTTCGTAGATCACGCTCGTCGCGCCGTTGCACAGCGGGCCGTACACGATGTACGAATGCCCGGTGACCCAGCCGATGTCCGCGGCGCACCAGTAGACGTCTTCATCTTCCTTCAGATCGAAGACGAGCTTGTGGGTGGCGGTCACGCCGGTGAGATAGCCGCCGGTGGTGTGCTTGATCCCTTTCGGCTTCGCGGTCGTTCCCGAGGTGTACAGCAGGTAGAGCAGGTCTTCGGCGTTCATCCGCTCGGGCTCGCAGGTCGCGGGCTGATCGCGCACGACGTCGTCCCACCACAGGTCGCGGCCGCTCTCCATCGGCACCGGATCGCCGACCCGCTTCGCGACGATGACGTGCTTGAGCGAGGGCATCCCTTTCGCGATCGCCTCGTCGACGTTCGCCTTCAACGGCACCTTCGTCCCGCGGCGACGTCCTTGATCGGCGGTGACGATCGCGACGCACTGCGAGTCGTTCACGCGGTCGACGATCGAGTCGGGCGAGAAGCCGCCGAAGATCACCGAGTGCGCCGCGCCGATTCGCGCGCACGCCAGCATCGCGACCGGCAATTCGACGATCATCGGCATGTAGATGGCGACGCGGTCGCCCTTCTTGATGCCAAGCTTGCGCAGCCCGTTCGCGAAGCGGCAGACCTCGTCGAGCAATTGGCCGTACGTCACCGTCCAGCGGTCGCCCGGCTCGCCTTCGTAGTAATAGGCGATCTTCGCGGCCTTGCCGGCCTTCACGTGGCGGTCGAGCGCGTTCACGGACGCGTTGAGCTCACCGTCGGCGAACCAGGTCGCGAACGGCTCGTTCCACTCGAGCGTTTTCGCCGGCGGCGTCATCCACTCGAGCTTGTCGGCCCACGACTTCCACCAAGCGAGATAGTCGCGCTCGGCTTCTTCGTAGACGCCGGCCTGGGCGTTCGCCTGCGCGGCGAACGCGGGGGGCGGCGGGAAGCGGCGTGCTTCGCTGAAGAGGGCCTCGATGGCATCGCTTTGCGTCGGCGTCGTCATGGCGCGGGATTCTCTCGCGCGGGGTGCCGGCCTTCCCGCGGCGAACTCGGCCGGTGCGATATGGTCCGCTGGATCGACGGTCTCTACGGAGGGCTGATCGCGGGTGTGACGAGCGCGCTGTTCTACGCGGTCGTCGCGGTCGCGTGGCTGCACGACACCACGCTCGGCGCGTTCTTCGCCCAGATCGCGCAAGCGCTGCCGCCCTTCCACGGCGCGCCGGCCTCCGCGGCGCTGGTCGCGCTCGGCGTCGTCCTCTACTTCGCGCTGGCCGCGGCATTCGGGATCGAGTACGCGCTGCTGGCGAAGCGCGTCTCCTCGATGTGGCAGGCGCCGACCTCGGTGCTGTGGGGATTGCTCTACGGGCTGGTCGTGTGGTGGGTGCTCAACGACGTGCTCGTGCCGCTGACCGGGGCCCTGGTCGTCCAGCCGCTCTGGGAAGGGCTCGTCGGAACGATCCTCTGCTACGGGCTCGTTCTCTCCGAGCTGACGACGATGGCCCACCGCCGGGCCGCGGGCGCGGCGCCTTGACCGCCGAGGTGTCAACGCGCTGGCGCGCCTTGACCCCTCGGCGCCGGGATGGTAGGCTGGAGGCAAGCCTGGCACTCCGATGTGCCGACTGCTAACGGTGCCCCGGTGAACGACAAGCTCGAGCTCGACAAACGAAAGGCCTTCATCCTCGCGACCGTCGTGTACGAATACATCAACACGGCGGAACCGGTCGGCTCCGTCACGCTTACGCAGAAGTACAACTTGGGCGTCTCGTCGGCGACGATCCGGAACGAGATGGCGGAGCTGGAAGCCGACGGCTACCTCGTGCAGCCCCACACCTCGGCCGGCCGCGTTCCCTCGGACGCGGGCTACCGCGCCTACGTGGACCGCTTGATGCAGCCCGAAGCGCTGACGAAGGACGACGCGCGCCGGATCCGCGACCAGTTCCGCGACGCCTCCCGCGAGCTGGACGACGTGATCGAGCAGACGACGCGCCTGCTCTCCGGGCTCTCGGGGAACCTGGCGATCGCGATCGCGCCGTCGCGCGACGCGCACGCGTTCAAGCACGTCCAGCTGATCTGGCTCTCGCCGCGCACGAGCCTGGCGGTGGTGGTGACGTCGGGCGGCGTCGCGGCGCAGCGGGTCTTCGAGTGGTCGGCCGACGTCGGCGCCGACGATCTGACGCGGCTCTCGAACGCGCTGAACTCGCGCTTCGGCGGCCGGGTCATGGAAGAGATCGGCGCCGCTCAGGTCGACGCGGTCTGCGCCGAGCTGAACGTGGGCGCCGAGATTCGCGACGCGGTGCGCAACGCGTTCGCGACGGCGCGCCAGTCCGGCGAGCCCGAGATCGCGGCGGCCGGCGCGCAGAACCTGCTCGACCAGCCGGAGTTCCACGATCTGCGCAAGCTGCGCGCGATCCTGCGCATCGTCGAGGAGCAGCGCACGCTCTACGACCTGATCGCCGACGAGCTCAGCGACGGCGTCGCGACGACGGATCCTTCGCCGCACGTGCGCATCGGGCACGAATTGCGCGCCGACGAGCTCGCCGAGTGCAGCGTCGTCACCGTGCCGTACCGCTTCGGCGACCGCGCCGTCGGGATGCTCGCGATTCTCGGGCCGCGGCGGATGCCGTACGGCCGCCTCATCGCGCTCGCGTCGGGGACCGCCCGTTCGCTGGGCGAGCATCTGAACGGCGTCGAAATTCGGTAGAATGCCCGCCGACTATTACCAAACACTGGGCGTGGCGCGCGACGCCGACGACAGCACGATCAAGCGTGCGTACCGCCAGCTCGCGCGCAAGTACCATCCCGACGTCGCGCAGGACAAGGCTGCGGCCGAGAGCCACTTCAAAGAGATCAACGAAGCCTACGAGGTCCTCTCCGACGCCCAGAAGCGGGCGAACTACGATCGCTTCGGGCACGCCGGCGTGCAAGGCGCTGCCGGCGCTAGCGGCTTCGGACCGTTCGGGACCGAGGGCTTCGGCGACATCTTCGACATGTTCTTCGGCGCGGCGCGTGGCGGCGCGCAGCAGCGCCGCAACGGCCCTGCGCGCGGCAGCGACTTGCGCTACGACGTCGAGATCACGCTCGAAGAAGCGTACGCCGGAACGACGCGCGAGGTGTCGTTCCGCCATCTGGCAACCTGCGCGACCTGTCGCGGGAGCGGCGCCGAGCCGGGGACGCTGATCGTGCCATGCGACCGCTGCAGCGGAACGGGGATCCAGCGCCAAGTGCGCCAGACGCCGCTCGGCCAGTTCGTGACGCAGACGACGTGCTCGAAGTGCGGCGGGGACGGCCAGATCGTGCAGACGCCGTGCTCGAGCTGCCGCGGGCGCGGCCGCGTCGAGCAGGAGAAGTCCCTGCAGGTGCGCATCCCGGCGGGCGTCGACGACGGCTCGCGCATTCGCATCAGCGGCAGTGGCGAAGCGGGGATCCGCGGCGGCGCCGACGGCGATCTCTACGTCTACCTTTCGATCGCGCCGCACCCGGTCTTCCGCCGCGACGGTCTCGACGTGCTGATCGACGTGCCGATCTCGTTCCCGCAAGCCGCGCTCGGCGGCGAGATCTCGGTGCAGTCGCTCGACGGCCCGATTCCGCTCACGCTCAACGCCGGCACCCAAAGCGGCTCGCAATATCGTTTGCGCGGCCGCGGGATGCCCAGCGTCCGCGGCGGCGCGAAGGGTGACGAGCTGATCACCGTCCACGTCGTCGTCCCGACGAAGCTCGGCCGCCGCGAGCGCGAGCTGCTCGAGGAGTACGCCCGCGCCGGCGGCGACCAAATCGAAGAAAAATCGTTCTTCGACCGCGTCAAAGACGCATTCCGCGCCGAGTAGGTCTTTTAGCGCCGCGACGATTCAGTCATCAACCTTACGCCGTAGTACGTCTGAAAGGGTCACGACCCGCGTGTGACAGCGGACGCTTGCCAACGGCCTGAGATCGTTTGGGTCGGTCGTGACGACTTCGCTTCCCGGAATGTTGTCGGCGGTGGCGACGACGATGGCGTCGATCGTGCCAGGGCCTCGGCGTTTGTGCGCGTGCCGCAACGCCGCAGCCGCTCGCGCGGTCTGCGCGTCCAAGTCGATCAACCGCGTCTTCTTCAGCGCGCGATTGACGTTCGAATCACGGCCTGGGTCACCGGTGGTCGCTTCGGCAATCACTGCCGTCGGCACGAGCACTACGGTGCCTTTGTTTAGCAAGACGCTGTTGAGCGCGAAGCGGGACGACGGGTTTCCTTCCGCGAGCGCGGTGAGCGCTCCGGAGTCAAGGACGATCCGATTGGTTCCCACACCCATACTCCTGCAGCAGCGCGCTCGTCCTCCGGGATGGGATCGCGGGCGTCCATCTCAGCAAGGTAAGCCAGCATTCCGAAACGGAGGATCTCGTTCTGAAGCGCTATGGTGACGACCGCGGAAATGTCGGCGTCGTCGCCGGCGGCTTTGGCGGCTCGACGATACTCGTCGAGCAACTGACGGTCGAGGCTGACGGAAACTCGGCTCTTCGGCATGGCCGCGGATCGTAGCATGATCCGATCGTACGCGCCATACCGAACCGGACGACGTCCCGAATGTGACGTCGGCGTGACGGCGGGCTAGACTTCGGCGGCGGCGTTCGCGCGTTGCAGGTCGGCGTCGAGCGTGCCGGTGAGCAGGCCCCAGCACATGCGGTAGTCGCTGGTCAGCGAACGGAAAGGTGCGCTGAACGTCTCCGGCTTGTTGCGCTCGACGAAGGCGTGCGCGTACCAAGCGGGGCCGTAGCCGCAGACCAGCGCGGCGGCGAAGAGCTTCGGATTGCGGCGCGCGATCGCGGCCGTTCCGACCAGCGTGGCGAGGATCGTGCCGGCGGCGTGGATGGTGCGGGTGCGCGGGTCGGCGTGGGCGCGCAGGTAGCGCAGCCAGAAGGCGTCGTCCATCCGCGGGCCTTCCGCGAGAGCGGGGCGAAGCGCCTGCCGCGATGCGGGACCGCTTCTTCGTCGAGGGCGTCCACGCGGTCGGCGACCGTGTCGCGTTCGCGCCGGACGACGCGCGCAAGCTCGCGACGGTGCTGCGCAAGCGCAGCGGCGACCGCGTTCAAGTCGTCGACTCCGGCGGA encodes:
- the acs gene encoding acetate--CoA ligase gives rise to the protein MTTPTQSDAIEALFSEARRFPPPPAFAAQANAQAGVYEEAERDYLAWWKSWADKLEWMTPPAKTLEWNEPFATWFADGELNASVNALDRHVKAGKAAKIAYYYEGEPGDRWTVTYGQLLDEVCRFANGLRKLGIKKGDRVAIYMPMIVELPVAMLACARIGAAHSVIFGGFSPDSIVDRVNDSQCVAIVTADQGRRRGTKVPLKANVDEAIAKGMPSLKHVIVAKRVGDPVPMESGRDLWWDDVVRDQPATCEPERMNAEDLLYLLYTSGTTAKPKGIKHTTGGYLTGVTATHKLVFDLKEDEDVYWCAADIGWVTGHSYIVYGPLCNGATSVIYEGTPDYPDKDRLWEIVERYKVSILYTAPTAIRTFMKWGPEYPAKHDMSSLRVLGSVGEPINPEAWMWYYEHIGGKRCPVVDTWWQTETGAIMIAPLPGISTLKPGSANRPFPGVQADVVNDKGESVPLGGGGYCVLTRPWPSMLRGIYGDDERYKQTYWSKIPHKYLAGDGCKRDDEGDFWFMGRIDDVMNVSGHRISTTEVESALVDHPAVAEAA
- the hrcA gene encoding heat-inducible transcription repressor HrcA is translated as MNDKLELDKRKAFILATVVYEYINTAEPVGSVTLTQKYNLGVSSATIRNEMAELEADGYLVQPHTSAGRVPSDAGYRAYVDRLMQPEALTKDDARRIRDQFRDASRELDDVIEQTTRLLSGLSGNLAIAIAPSRDAHAFKHVQLIWLSPRTSLAVVVTSGGVAAQRVFEWSADVGADDLTRLSNALNSRFGGRVMEEIGAAQVDAVCAELNVGAEIRDAVRNAFATARQSGEPEIAAAGAQNLLDQPEFHDLRKLRAILRIVEEQRTLYDLIADELSDGVATTDPSPHVRIGHELRADELAECSVVTVPYRFGDRAVGMLAILGPRRMPYGRLIALASGTARSLGEHLNGVEIR
- the dnaJ gene encoding molecular chaperone DnaJ; translation: MPADYYQTLGVARDADDSTIKRAYRQLARKYHPDVAQDKAAAESHFKEINEAYEVLSDAQKRANYDRFGHAGVQGAAGASGFGPFGTEGFGDIFDMFFGAARGGAQQRRNGPARGSDLRYDVEITLEEAYAGTTREVSFRHLATCATCRGSGAEPGTLIVPCDRCSGTGIQRQVRQTPLGQFVTQTTCSKCGGDGQIVQTPCSSCRGRGRVEQEKSLQVRIPAGVDDGSRIRISGSGEAGIRGGADGDLYVYLSIAPHPVFRRDGLDVLIDVPISFPQAALGGEISVQSLDGPIPLTLNAGTQSGSQYRLRGRGMPSVRGGAKGDELITVHVVVPTKLGRRERELLEEYARAGGDQIEEKSFFDRVKDAFRAE
- a CDS encoding type II toxin-antitoxin system VapC family toxin, producing MGTNRIVLDSGALTALAEGNPSSRFALNSVLLNKGTVVLVPTAVIAEATTGDPGRDSNVNRALKKTRLIDLDAQTARAAAALRHAHKRRGPGTIDAIVVATADNIPGSEVVTTDPNDLRPLASVRCHTRVVTLSDVLRRKVDD
- a CDS encoding DUF962 domain-containing protein, whose translation is MDDAFWLRYLRAHADPRTRTIHAAGTILATLVGTAAIARRNPKLFAAALVCGYGPAWYAHAFVERNKPETFSAPFRSLTSDYRMCWGLLTGTLDADLQRANAAAEV